A window of Xiphophorus hellerii strain 12219 chromosome 19, Xiphophorus_hellerii-4.1, whole genome shotgun sequence contains these coding sequences:
- the arel1 gene encoding apoptosis-resistant E3 ubiquitin protein ligase 1, which translates to MDRRFFLTLLFCSVSWILFWEVRWKKRKEGQIEEWLQVHSLSQYSHLFEDVQTLEELSLSALSRLEEVVKEQQHWREIAEAHIKLLRDFAFQEWLSSQNLEHYHHILKTLGCMNLDDLSRFDSQLQLSLAAWGYYYDDYIKLSTGIKILQTSRGSRDQDYEIRLVRSLAERRLNEKWSTAGALLFGCTVALCFLIRDLMFYVIGGITVSIIAFFFTIKFLCELAARIVSFLQNEDPGRRGDRSIYDYVRGNYLDPRSCKVSWDWKEPQEVGQTMTFRVQLFYKNGQPFPAHRPVGLRVNITHIELALDIPVTQEVLQEPESNVVKVAFTVRKAGRYEVAVKLGGLNVAYSPYYKIFQPGTVVPSKTKIAYHFSTLVLTNGQQHTLQIEPRDEYGNPTSNSTSLTDEENYSVHIHSLGIVDDDSSDDFYCKSVSLNKQQCQVLLRLTLRKTGCFRARISYKDQPLSNGEFDIIVLSENEKSCVEKNVSTPGISIYFEAYLYSSGNYSSSSWQLPASSLLAPQRRPSMGEEDEEHDSPVEGQPEKVKKPKKVYCYISPKQLSVKEFYLKIIPWRLFTFRVCPGTKFTYYGPDPVHKYLTLVVDDGIQPPVELSCKDRNIMVATFIRILHKNIGGSETFQDKVNFFQRELRHIHSKKPRTKTCLKIARHAILETSLKVTRNFSVSDWSKNFEVVFQDEEALDWGGPRREWFELICKALFDTSNQLFTRFSENNQGLVHPNADRPAHLRLKMYEFAGRVVGKCLYESALGGAYKQLVRARFTRSFLAQIIGLRMNYKYFETDDQEFYKTKVCFILNNDVSEMDLVFAEEKYNKSGQLEKVVELIAGGAQIAVTNDNKIHYLNLLAQYRLASQVRDEVEHFLKGLNELVPENLLAIFDENELELLMCGTGNINVQDFKAHAVIVGGSWHFREKVMKWFWAVVSSFTQEELARLLQFTTGSSQLPPGGFNTLCPSFQIIAAPTHSTLPTAHTCFNQLCLPTYDSYEELHKMLKLAISEGSEGFGML; encoded by the exons ATGGACCGCCGCTTCTTCCTGACcctcctcttctgctctgtATCGTGGATCTTGTTCTGGGAAGTACggtggaagaaaagaaaagaaggtcAGATTGAGGAATGGCTCCAAGTACATAGCCTTTCTCAATACAGTCACTTATTTGAAG ATGTGCAGACACTGGAAGAACTGAGTCTGAGCGCGCTGAGTCGTCTGGAGGAGGTGGTGAAAGAGCAGCAGCACTGGAGGGAAATTGCAGAAGCTCACATCAAGCTGCTTCGAGACTTTGCCTTCCAGGAGTGGCTTAGCTCGCAGAACCTAGAGCACTACCACCACAT ACTGAAAACCTTGGGTTGTATGAATCTGGATGACCTGTCTCGATTCGACAGTCAGCTGCAGCTCTCTTTAGCTGCCTGGGGTTACTATTACGACGACTACATAAAGCTGTCCACAGGCATCAAGATTCTGCAGACCTCTAGAGGGAGTCGAGACCAGGACTACGAGATCCGGCTGGTGCGCAGCCTTGCTGAGAGGCGTCTGAATGAGAAGTGGTCAACTG cGGGAGCTCTCCTTTTTGGCTGTACTGTGGCACTGTGCTTTTTGATAAGGGACCTCATGTTTTACGTGATTG GTGGAATTACTGTTTCCATCATAGCGTTTTTCTTTACCATCAAGTTCCTCTGTGAGCTCGCAGCTAGGATCGTTAGCTTCCTACAGAATGAGGATCCTGGAAGAAGAGGCGACCGCAGCATCTACGACTATGTCCGCGGCAACTACCTGGACCCTCGTTCCTGTAAGGTCTCGTGGGACTGGAAGGAACCACAGGAAGTCGGGCAGACGATGACCTTTAGAGTTCag CTTTTTTACAAGAATGGTCAACCTTTCCCTGCACATCGGCCTGTGGGTCTGAGGGTGAACATCACCCACATCGAACTGGCTCTGGACATCCCTGTCACCCAGGAGGTTCTGCAGGAGCCAGAGTCCAACGTTGTGAAAGTGGCCTTCACAGTGCGCAAAGCTGGACGCTACGAGGTTGCTGTAAAGCTGGGTGGCCTCAATGTGGCCTACAGTCCTTATTATAAGATATTCCAACCAG GTACAGTTGTTCCATCTAAAACCAAGATAGCCTACCATTTCTCCACCCTGGTGCTAACAAATGGCCAGCAGCACACTTTGCAAATTGAACCCAGGGACGAGTATGGAAACCCCACCAGTAACTCCACGTCTCTTACTGACGAAGAAAACTACAGTGTCCATATTCACTCT cttgGTATTGTGGATGATGACAGCTCAGATGATTTCTACTGTAAGTCAGTTTCACTCAACAAGCAGCAGTGCCAGGTTTTGCTGAGACTCACCCTGAGGAAGACGGGTTGTTTCAGGGCCCGGATCTCTTATAAGGATCAGCCGCTCAGCAACGGGGAGTTTGACATAATTGTTCTCAGTG AGAATGAGAAGTCCTGCGTGGAGAAAAACGTGTCCACTCCAGGCATTAGCATCTACTTTGAGGCGTATCTTTACAGCAGTGGCAACTACAGCAGTTCATCGTGGCAGTTACCGGCCTCCTCTCTGCTAGCTCCTCAGAGGAGGCCCTCTATGGGcgaggaggatgaggagcatGACTCTCCTGTGGAGGGACAACCAGAGAAGgtgaagaaaccaaaaaaagtcTACTGCTACATATCGCCAAAG CAACTATCTGTAAAGGAGTTCTACCTGAAAATTATTCCATGGCGCCTTTTCACCTTTCGAGTATGTCCAGGAACCAAG tttacCTATTATGGTCCAGACCCAGTTCATAAGTATTTAACTCTTGTGGTGGACGACGGGATACAACCTCCTGTGGAACTCAGCTGTAAAGACAGGAACATCATGGTTGCCACCTTCATTCGCATCCTGCACAAAAACATTG gCGGCTCTGAGACCTTTCAAGATAAGGTAAACTTCTTTCAACGTGAACTCAGGCACATTCACTCCAAGAAACCTCGCACCAAAACCTGCCTAAAAATTGCTCGACATGCTATTCTCGAGACG TCGTTAAAGGTTACAAGGAACTTCTCTGTGTCAGACTGGAGTAAAAACTTTGAAGTTGTGTTTCAGGATGaggaag CTCTTGACTGGGGTGGGCCTCGCAGGGAGTGGTTTGAGTTGATTTGTAAGGCCCTCTTTGACACGTCCAACCAGCTGTTTACTCGTTTCAGTGAAAATAACCAGGGCCTT GTGCACCCAAATGCTGACAGGCCGGCCCACTTACGCCTGAAGATGTACGAGTTTGCTGGTCGAGTAGTCGGAAAATGTTTGTATGAATCTGCTCTGGGCGGAGCCTACAAGCAGCTGGTCCGAGCTCGCTTTACGCGTTCCTTCCTGGCCCAGATCATTGGCCTTAGGATGAACTACAAG TACTTCGAGACAGACGACCAGGAGTTCTACAAAACTAAGGTCTGCTTTATCCTAAACAATGACGTGAGTGAAATGGACCTTGTGTTTGCTGAGGAGAAGTACAACAAGTCAGGCCAGCTGGAAAAG GTGGTGGAGCTGATTGCAGGAGGAGCCCAGATTGCCGTCACCAATGACAACAAGATTCATTACCTTAACCTGCTCGCTCAGTACAGACTAGCCAGCCAGGTGCGGGATGAGGTGGAACATTTCCTGAAAG GTTTAAACGAACTAGTTCCAGAGAATCTGTTGGCCATATTTGATGAGAATGAGTTGGAG TTGTTGATGTGTGGAACGGGTAATATAAACGTGCAGGACTTCAAAGCCCATGCTGTGATTGTCGGAGGATCATGGCACTTCAGAGAGAAA GTCATGAAGTGGTTCTGGGCGGTGGTGTCCAGTTTCACCCAGGAAGAGCTGGCTCGTCTGCTGCAGTTCACCACCGGCTCCTCCCAGC
- the fcf1 gene encoding rRNA-processing protein FCF1 homolog, with protein MGKQKTKKFAAMKRMINLKDHRIKEKDRAKQRDKKKKDLSELKEREVTKYPSCMFFQYNTQLGPPYHVLVDTNFINFSIKAKLDIVQSMMDCLYAKCIPYITDCVMAEIEKLGMKYRVALRIAKDPRFERLPCAHKGTYADDCLVQRVTQHKCYILATVDRDLKRRVRKIPGVPIMYISNHRYNIERMPDDYGAPRF; from the exons atg GGGAagcagaagacaaaaaaatttgCTGCAATGAAAAGGATGATTAATCTCAAAGATCATAGGAT aaaagaaaaagaccgTGCTAAACAGagagacaagaagaagaaagatcTTTCAGAACTTAAGGAGCGGGAAGT CACCAAGTATCCGTCATGCATGTTCTTTCAGTACAACACCCAGCTTGGCCCACCATACCATGTTCTTGTTGATACCAATTTCATCAACTTTTCCATTAAAGCCAAGCTGGACATTGTTCAGTCTATGATGGACTGCCTGTATGCCAAAT GTATACCCTATATCACAGACTGTGTGATGGCTGAGATCGAGAAGCTGGGGATGAAATACAGAGTTGCACTGAG GATAGCCAAGGATCCACGTTTTGAGCGTCTGCCATGCGCACATAAGGGCACATATGCTGATGACTGTTTGGTGCAAAGGGTGACCCag CACAAGTGTTACATCCTGGCCACTGTGGACAGAGATCTGAAGAGAAGAGTCAGAAAGATACCTGGAGTGCCCATCATGTACATCTCAAATCACAG GTATAACATTGAACGGATGCCTGACGACTACGGTGCCCCAAGGTTTTGA
- the vash1 gene encoding tubulinyl-Tyr carboxypeptidase 1, whose product MLRATVGSAEERDEEDEGEEELKDGGVPFYVNRGGLPMDEETWERMWRHVARIHPGGEVLAKEIRGATDLPKIPVPSVPSYQPSTTIPQRLEAIQKYIRELQYNHTGTQFFEIKKSRPLTALMDIAKEMTKEALPIKCLEAVILAIHLTNNMPGVERFPLSFKSHFSGNHFYHIVLGVHSGGRFGALGMSRRDDLMFKPLEFRTLMDLVQEFEGAYRGYWHTLRKIKIGQYVSHDPHSVEQIEWKHSILDVDKLSKEELRKELERHTRDMRLKIGKPVPPSPTKDRRNSMGSPLKGPGSPIRRISRVERRPSGEKKVLEQKPSDINGYQIRV is encoded by the exons ATGCTGAGGGCCACCGTGGGCTCCGCAGAGGAGAGGGATGAGGAGGACGAAGGGGAGGAAGAGTTAAAGGATGGAGGGGTGCCTTTCTACGTCAACAGAGGAGGCCTCCCAATGGATGAGGAGACTTGGGAGAGGATGTGGCGCCATGTGGCCAGAATCCACCCAGGTGGTGAAGTTCTAGCCAAAGAGATAAGGGGTGCCACTGATCTGCCCaag ATTCCAGTACCAAGTGTGCCTTCATACCAACCTTCGACTACCATCCCACAGCGCCTGGAAGCCATACAGAAGTACATCAGGGAACTACA GTACAATCACACAGGAACACAGTTTTTTGAGATTAAGAAAAGCCGTCCTCTCACTGC gtTGATGGACATCGCTAAAGAGATGACAAAAGAGGCTCTGCCGATTAAATGTTTAGAGGCGGTGATCCTGGCCAT CCATCTCACCAACAACATGCCCGGTGTGGAGCGATTCCCGCTCAGCTTTAAATCTCACTTCTCAGGGAACCACTTCTACCACATTGTGCTTGGGGTTCACAGCGGGGGGCGGTTCGGCGCCCTGGGTATGAGCCGAAGGGACGACCTCATGTTCAAGCCTCTGGAGTTTCGAACACTCATGGACTTGGTTCAGGAATTTGAAGGAGCCTACAGGGGTTACTGGCACACCCTGCGCAAGATTAAAATTGGCCAGTACGTGTCCCATGACCCTCATAGTGTGGAGCAGATAGAGTGGAAACACTCCATACTGGACGTGGACAAGCTGAGCAAGGAGGAATTGCGGAAGGAGCTGGAGAGACACACTCGAGACATGAGACTGAAG attggAAAGCCAGTGCCTCCATCTCCTACTAAGGACAGGAGAAACAGTATGGGTTCTCCTCTCAAAGGACCAGGAAGCCCCATCCGGAGGATCAGTCGAGTTGAGAGACG CCCGTCTGGAGAGAAGAAGGTTTTGGAGCAAAAACCAAGTGATATTAATGGATACCAGATTAGAGTCTGA
- the angel1 gene encoding protein angel homolog 1: protein MRRIHFRIMIGVLLFYAFYPLTWFLFRRPSEASKRSVPQSVNGTTVWDGDTVTLGSTQSETTMQDQSGETKERLKEPVPQKNIPSPNTDEENLSAVLQKDMRIDAAAETSEMQTTVEEEREDPKMGDGEKVVFRDVIHDSQNEKEISTSSGDNVDVLLKHLTLEGSTEKTNCPEKNQSKTENSKEMLQASNTDTSKSPDECWDDYIVTTGNPLLSNSQTYLKIDEQHDAQTGWHFPIGPGLAQEVFCPQWSFPAASYYATVEPTVPFEVMWRVWEDLDADSESVLTPITIKKASLDFTVMSYNILAQDLLELNQHLYAHCPLEVQQWSYRCNLLLNEIEKWAPDILCLQEVQENHYHEHLHPLLSQMGYTCVYQRRTGTKTDGCAVCYQGSRFAEATVSKLEFFRPETGLLDRHNVGIVLLLRPLVTTEAEVKEAGPSLCVANTHLLFNPRRGDVKLAQLAIMLAEIDAVIQSCKARGEHCNVVFCGDFNSVPHLPLYQFITTGELSYQGLPTWMISGQEDLSYKPSYHRLFAPLWPSSLGISDTCQYTADINKTQSQNSGTRGYSHEFMLQLRFCAAACVRPENLALIPGVTDNKPDTSEDAQHYEKRFRDRLRHQVDLESVYKHVLPGSGCPEVTTLHSEGGTTVDYIFYSPKRTLTKKQRAYKTSAGKGLKLVGSLSLLSEDFLWSMNGLPNHILPSDHLSLVARFQLELDDA, encoded by the exons ATGCGCAGAATACATTTCAGAATCATGATCggtgttttgctgttttacGCGTTCTATCCGCTAACTTGGTTCTTGTTCCGTCGACCGTCAG AGGCCTCGAAGAGAAGTGTTCCTCAGTCAGTTAATGGCACAACAGTGTGGGATGGTGATACTGTCACACTTGGGAGCACCCAGTCTGAAACAACCATGCAGGATCAGAGTGGAGAGACGAAGGAAAGGCTAAAAGAACCAGTGCCTCAGAAAAACATTCCAAGTCCCAACACGGATGAGGAAAACCTGTCGGCTGTCCTGCAGAAGGACATGAGGATTGACGCAGCTGCAGAGACAAGTGAAATGCAGACTACAGTGGAGGAGGAAAGAGAAGATCCCAAAATGGGAGATGGGGAAAAGGTTGTCTTCCGTGACGTTATACATGACAGTCAGAATGAGAAAGAAATAAGCACTTCTTCAGGCGATAATGTCGATGTTCTGTTAAAACACCTGACGTTGGAGGGAAGCACGGAAAAAACCAACTGTCctgaaaagaatcaaagcaagaCTGAAAACAGTAAGGAAATGCTTCAAGCGTCCAACACTGACACGTCAAAGAGTCCAGATGAGTGCTGGGATGATTATATAGTTACCACTGGTAACCCCCTTCTCTCCAACTCCCAAACATATCTTAAAATTGATGAGCAACATGATGCACAAACCGGCTGGCACTTTCCCATTGGACCTGGCCTAGCACAAGAAGTTTTTTGCCCACAGTGGAGCTTTCCTGCTGCAAGTTATTACGCCACTGTGGAGCCAACTGTGCCCTTTGAAG tgaTGTGGAGAGTGTGGGAGGACTTGGATGCTGATTCTGAGAGCGTTCTGACCCCGATCACAATCAAAAAGGCCTCTCTGGACTTCACTGTCATGTCTTACAACATCCTTGCCCAAGACCTTTTGGAGCTGAACCAGCATCTGTACGCACACTGCCCCCTAGAGGTGCAGCAGTGGAGCTACCGCTGCAACCTGCTCTTGAATGAAATCGAAAAATGGGCACCAGAT ATTTTGTGTCTGCAGGAGGTTCAGGAGAACCACTACCATGAACACCTGCATCCTCTCCTTTCTCAGATGG GCTACACCTGTGTGTACCAGCGGCGTACAGGAACAAAGACCGATGGCTGCGCTGTTTGCTATCAAGGCTCACGCTTCGCCGAAGCCACCGTTTCCAAGCTGGAGTTCTTCAGACCTGAGACCGGGCTGTTGGACCGGCACAACGTGGGCATCGTCCTGCTGCTTCGCCCGCTGGTCACCACAGAAGCAGAGGTCAAGGAGGCCGGCCCGTCCCTCTGCGTGGCCAACACACACCTGCTCTTCAACCCCAGGCGAGGCGACGTGAAGCTGGCCCAGTTGGCAATAATGCTGGCAGAAATCGATGCTGTGATACAGTCCTGCAAGGCCAGAGGTGAACACTGTAATGTTGTCTTCTGTGGAGACTTTAACTCTGTCCCACACCTGCCTCTGTACCAGTTCATCACCACTGGTGAGCTCAGCTACCAGGGTCTGCCAACATGGATG ATTTCGGGCCAAGAGGACCTGTCCTATAAGCCCAGTTATCACAGACTGTTTGCTCCTCTGTGGCCCAGCTCTCTGGGGATCTCAGACACCTGCCAGTACACAGCAGatatcaataaaacacaaagtcagaattcag GGACTCGTGGCTACTCACATGAATTCATGCTTCAGCTGCGCTTCTGTGCAGCCGCATGTGTTCGTCCTGAGAACCTGGCCCTGATTCCTGGAGTAACCGACAACAAACCAG ATACTTCAGAGGACGCTCAACATTATGAGAAAAG GTTCAGAGACCGTCTCAGGCATCAGGTGGACTTGGAGTCTGTCTATAAACACGTCCTTCCTGGTTCTGGCTGTCCAGAGGTCACGACCCTGCACTCTGAGGGTGGGACTACTGTAGACTACATTTTCTATTCTCCAAAACGTACTTTgaccaaaaaacaaagag CTTATAAAACGTCTGCAGGAAAAGGCCTGAAGCTTGTTGGTTCGCTCTCTCTCCTGTCTGAGGACTTCTTGTGGTCAATGAATGGACTTCCCAATCACATATTACCTTCGGATCATCTCAGCCTGGTGGCTCGATTCCAGCTGGAGCTTGATGACGCATGA
- the lrrc74a gene encoding leucine-rich repeat-containing protein 74A encodes MSIPSFEELSLKDEDCLSPIESQATDTESDQELESDGKKKFSKHMSIAEVYMEACKLVGVVPVSHFIRNHSSPTMTLTYNGLGPLGCKALAIALVSDVHIRTLELAYNDIRAEGVKYLAELLRANFTIQHLDLSNNHVKSEGAEHVAKMLMDSISLKSIKLSGNGFADDDAKHFTEALSTNSRIKDLDLSHNKFCGKGGEYLGQLLANNEGVEVLDLSWNHLRMKGAVAFSAGLKVNTMLKHLDLSWNGFGNEGALAMGEALKFNNTLVHLNLSNNCITNEGVSMLCRGLDYNETLRVLLLAYNAVTVEGALALVNVVKNTPKTALEQINICNVLVNENFVNLLELTCQEHPGLDVQYEGVGGFVAQKPPKRIDPMKVIQDYLDKRKLRLWDFFRNIDKDGTMRVPVTDFRKAVQQSSIPLSRFQIEELIHRLDRGRTGMVDYRGLADTRKQMVRDHRRQLKKVESRQKKEKQKSDRILKTFQTAVEAVTPHSSMIFSPGGAKEDSGGPQPFSATPLSSWHHIVMSNSSRYSVTNMSGDHVHLPMLGGTSPYRPTSSPAMRSYSQPNLLVASSNSPTSKSISAQGVRSDLETDYSKLSPTGNSLTRSRPALNTQQLESKAKTKKLKKQKVKKHGVKDSQNPTKSIK; translated from the exons ATGTCAATACCCTCCTTTGAAGAACTAAGTTTGAAAGATGAAGACTGTCTTTCACCTATTGAGTCACAAGCCACAGACACTGAGTCTGACCAAGAATTGGAGTCCGATG GGAAAAAGAAATTCAGCAAACACATGTCTATTGCTGAGGTGTACATGGAGGCCTGCAAACTGGTGGGTGTGGTTCCAGTTTCCCACTTCATTCGAAACCATAGCTCCCCAACAATGACACTCACCTACAATGGCCTCGGACCGTTAGGTTGCAAAGCACTCGCTATTGCTTTGGTG TCTGATGTGCACATCAGGACTCTTGAGCTGGCCTATAATGATATTCGAGCTGAGGGGGTCAAATATCTGGCAGAGCTGCTGAGGGCTAATTTTACCATCCAGCATCTG gATTTATCCAACAATCATGTGAaatctgaaggagctgagcatGTAGCTAAAATGTTGATGGacagcatttctttaaagtcCATTAAACTTTCAG gaaATGGATTCGCAGATGATGATGCTAAGCATTTCACAGAAGCACTGTCA ACCAATTCCAGAATAAAGGATCTGGACCTGAGTCATAATAAGTTTTGTGGAAAAGGAGGAGAATATCTGGGACAGCTGCTGG CAAACAACGAAGGCGTGGAAGTTCTGGATCTCAGCTGGAATCACCTTAGAATGAAAGGGGCTGTGGCTTTTTCTGCTGGTCTTAAG GTGAATACGATGCTGAAACATCTCGACTTATCGTGGAACGGTTTTGGAAATGAGGGAGCCTTAGCCATGGGCGAGGCCCTAAAATTCAACAACACTCTGGTGCATCTAAATCTCAGCAACAACTGCATCACCAATGAAGGAGTCAGTATGCTCTGCAGAGGTCTGGATTACAATGAAACGCTACGAGTCCTCCTG CTGGCTTATAACGCTGTAACAGTAGAGGGAGCTCTTGCCCTGGTAAATGTGGTGAAGAACACACCAAAAACGGCTCTGGAGCAGATCAACATATGT AATGTTCTGGTGAATGAGAACTTTGTGAATCTTTTGGAACTGACGTGTCAGGAGCATCCTGGTTTGGATGTGCAGTATGAAGGGGTCGGAGGTTTTGTAGCTCAAAAACCACCCAAACGCATTGATCCAATGAAAGTCATTCAG GATTATCTTGATAAACGTAAACTGCGTTTATGGGACTTCTTtcggaatattgacaaagatgGCACCATGCGAGTACCTGTCACTGACTTCAGGAAAGCAGTTCAG CAATCAAGCATTCCTTTGAGTCGATTTCAGATCGAGGAGCTGATTCACAGACTTGATCGGGGCCGAACGGGAATGGTAGATTACAG GGGACTGGCAGATACAAGAAAACAGATGGTGAGAGATCACCGTCGTCAGCTGAAGAAGGTGGAGTCCCgccagaagaaagaaaagcagaagagtGACCGTATACTGAAGACCTTCCAGACGGCAGTGGAAGCTGTCACACCACACAGCTCCATGATCTTCTCCCCAGGAGGCGCCAAGGAAGATTCAGGTGGCCCCCAGCCCTTTTCTGCTACCCCTCTCAGTTCCTGGCACCACATCGTCATGTCAAACAGCAGTCGCTACTCTGTCACTAATATGAGCGGCGACCATGTTCATCTGCCCATGTTGGGAGGAACCTCCCCTTACCGTCCCACCAGTTCTCCAGCGATGCGGTCCTACTCTCAGCCCAACCTCCTGGTTGCCTCCTCCAACTCTCCAACAAGCAAATCCATCTCTGCTCAGGGCGTTCGCTCCGATCTAGAGACGGATTACAGCAAGCTAAGTCCTACTGGCAACAGCCTGACCAGGTCCAGGCCTGCTCTAAACACACAGCAGCTAGAGAGTAAggcaaaaactaagaaattaaagaaacaaaaagtgaagAAGCACGGTGTCAAAGACTCACAGAATCCAACAAAAAGCATCAAGTAA